In Xiphophorus hellerii strain 12219 chromosome 13, Xiphophorus_hellerii-4.1, whole genome shotgun sequence, the following proteins share a genomic window:
- the tert gene encoding telomerase reverse transcriptase, whose protein sequence is MSAADMSAVLNILRSLYRHIQTLEEFADSIEFKEGKKPVLVEQSDPNRFKTFVRGVFVCFDKELQQSPSCSEICTLPELLAFVLNTMKRKRRRNVLAHGYNLLALPQEDRDADHFKFQGDVTQSAAYVHGSDLWKKVTLRLGTDITRYLLESCSVFVAVPPSCVFQVCGVPVYDRVSTGPPSSGFHLQPRLRGRSLPQYGRDQRSRRFRRRQKVENLAQCQIRRRRKEKGNKRRRKRGLDQLEEETGTSSGKRRRLANTESNQEQTVEERQARFAEPATSRRNVENGTTGFKQTIELPSTEGGPSWRSGAFPPLPPSQCFIRTLGFLYGGRGLHSFLLNRKKKSTDGSRRLQGKDLIRVVFFEGLMYLNGLERKPKKLPQRFFNMVPLFSRLLRQHKKCPYSKILQRICPLVEECNTGPGELNSLLPKHCAPHRVFLFVRECLSTVIPREMWGSDHNRVHFFAKARVFLHSGKFERLSLAELMWNMKVNDCDWLKISKTGRIPPSELAYRTQILGHFLTWLLDGFVVGLVRACFYATESVGQKNAIRFYRQEVWTKLQDLAFKGHLSKGQMEELSPAQAASLPKGTVISRLRFIPKSDGMRPITRVIGTDPKTRLFQARVRDLLDMLRACVRSTPSLLGATVWGMTDIHKVLSSLAPAQKDRPQPLYFVKVDVSGAYESLPHDKLIEVIGQALRPVQDELFTIRRYAKIWADSHEGLKKAFVRQADFLEGNMGSTNMKGFLMSLQKSAKLHHAILVEQHFCSDLRGIEASQFFTQMLTGSVVQYGKKTYHQCRGIPQGSVVSCLLCCLCYGHMENVLFKDITKSKGCLMRLVDDFLLITPDQHQAQTFLKTLLAGVPQYGLMVNPQKVAVNFQLPGSVGSCTDIRMLPPHCLFPWCGLLLDTHSLDVYKDYSSYAGLSLRYSLSLGSFHSAGHQMKRKLMAILRLKCHPLFLDLKTNSLEAVYRNIYKLVVLHACRFHVCAQSLPFGQTVAKNPLYFLQMIWDMAQYANKLLRSSNKGLILGSKAQTGIVQYEAVELLFCLSFLLVLSQHRQLYRDLLTHLHKRKRRLERRLGDLRLARVRQASNPRTPVDFLAIRM, encoded by the exons ATGTCTGCGGCTGATATGTCCGCCGTGTTGAACATTCTCCGGTCTCTGTATCGGCACATACAGACGCTGGAGGAGTTCGCTGACAGCATCGAGTTCAAGGAAGGAAAGAAGCCGGTTCTGGTTGAGCAGTCGGACCCGAACCGCTTCAAAACGTTTGTCagaggtgtgtttgtgtgctttgATAAGGAGCTACAGCAGAGTCCCAGCTGCAGCGAG ATTTGCACTCTACCAGAACTCCTGGCTTTTGTTCTCAACACcatgaaaaggaaaagaagaagaaacgtcCTGGCGCATGGCTACAACCTGCTGGCCCTGCCGCAGGAGGATCGGGACGCAGACCACTTCAAATTCCAAGGAGACGTGACCCAAAGTGCCGCCTATGTCCATGGCAGTGACCTGTGGAAGAAAGTCACCTTGCGCCTGGGCACAGACATCACACGCTACCTGCTGGAGAGCTGCTCCGTATTCGTGGCGGTGCCACCTTCGTGCGTTTTCCAGGTGTGCGGCGTCCCGGTGTATGACAGGGTGTCCACGGGCCCACCCTCGAGTGGGTTTCATCTTCAGCCTcgacttagggggcgcagtttGCCTCAGTATGGAAGAGATCAAAGGTCACGGCGCTTTAGGAGAAGACAGAAGGTTGAGAATCTGGCTCAATGCCAGATtaggagaagaagaaaggaaaaagggaacaagagaagaagaaagaggggaCTCGatcagctggaggaggagacgggGACTTCCTCAGGAAAGAGGAGACGGTTAGCAAACACGGAAAGCAATCAGGAGCAAACGGTTGAGGAAAGACAGGCTAGGTTTGCGGAACCAGCAACGTCTAGGAGGAATGTGGAAAATGGGACGACTGGTTTCAAACAGACAATTGAGTTGCCATCAACCGAGGGCGGTCCCAGTTGGCGTTCAGGAGCTTTTCCTCCTTTGCCGCCCTCACAATGTTTTATCCGCACACTGGGATTCCTGTACGGCGGCAGAGGCCTGCACAGTTTCCTtctcaacaggaagaaaaagagcaccgatggatccagaaggTTACAAGGGAAAGACCTGATACGAGTCGTCTTCTTCGAGGGCTTGATGTATTTGAACGGTTTAGAGAGGAAACCGAAAAAGCTTCCCCAGAGGTTCTTCAACATGGTTCCCCTCTTTAGTCGGCTGTTACGGCAACACAAGAAATGCCCTTACAGCAAGATCCTTCAGAGAATCTGCCCTTTGGTCGAAGAGTGTAACACTGGACCCGGAGAGCTAAACTCCCTATTACCTAAACACTGTGCGCCCCATCGGGTCTTCCTGTTCGTCAGAGAATGCCTCTCTACTGTGATTCCTCGAGAGATGTGGGGCTCGGACCACAACCGGGTTCATTTCTTCGCCAAAGCCAGGGTTTTTCTCCACAGCGGCAAGTTTGAGAGGTTGTCGCTGGCTGAGCTGATGTGGAACATGAAGGTGAATGACTGCGACTGGTTGAAGATCAGTAAAACCG GCCGAATCCCACCCAGCGAGCTTGCGTACCGGACGCAGATCCTGGGTCACTTCCTGACCTGGCTGCTGGACGGCTTTGTCGTGGGTCTCGTCCGCGCTTGTTTCTATGCCACGGAGAGCGTGGGGCAGAAGAACGCCATCAGGTTCTACCGACAGGAAGTCTGGACCAAACTTCAGGACTTGGCTTTCAA AGGTCACCTCTCCAAAGGTCAGATGGAGGAGTTGTCTCCTGCTCAGGCGGCGTCTCTCCCCAAAGGCACCGTCATCTCCCGACTTCGTTTCATTCCCAAGTCAGACGGCATGAGGCCCATCACACGAGTTATAGGAACGGATCCCAAAACGAGG TTGTTCCAGGCACGGGTGCGGGACTTGCTGGACATGCTGAGGGCCTGCGTGCGCTCCACTCCGTCCCTCCTCGGCGCCACGGTGTGGGGGATGACGGATATTCACAAGGTGCTGAGCTCTCTGGCACCAGCCCAGAAAGACCGACCGCAACCGCTCTACTTTGTCAAA GTGGATGTGAGTGGAGCCTACGAGAGCCTGCCGCATGACAAACTCATAGAGGTGATTGGCCAGGCCTTGCGCCCCGTCCAGGATGAGCTCTTCACCATCCGCCGCTATGCCAAGATCTGGGCAGATTCCCACGAGGGCCTGAAAAAGGCCTTTGTTAGACAG GCAGACTTTCTGGAGGGCAACATGGGATCCACCAACATGAAGGGATTTTTAATGTCGTTGCAGAAGAGTGCAAAACTCCACCATGCCATCCTAGTAGAACAA catttctGCTCTGATCTCCGAGGCATAGAAGCTTCACAGTTCTTCACCCAAATGCTAACAGGCAGCGTAGTTCAGTATGGAAAGAA GACGTACCACCAGTGCCGAGGGATTCCTCAGGGATCGGTCGTGTCCTGTCTGCTCTGTTGTTTGTGTTACGGCCACATGGAGAACGTTCTATTCAAAGACATCACTAAAAGCAAAGG GTGTTTGATGAGATTGGTGGACGACTTCCTCCTTATTACTCCAGACCAACATCAAGCACAAACCTTTCTGAA GACCTTGCTGGCTGGAGTACCACAGTATGGTCTAATGGTCAATCCACAAAAGGTGGCGGTCAACTTCCAGCTACCGGGAAGTGTGGGCTCCTGTACGGACATTCGCATGTTGCCTCCTCACTGTCTCTTCCCGTGGTGTGGGCTGCTGCTGGACACCCACTCCCTGGACGTCTATAAAGACTATTCGAG CTATGCTGGCCTGTCTCTACGATACTCCCTCTCTCTGGGGTCTTTCCATTCAGCTGGACACCAAATGAAGAGGAAGCTGATGGCCATCCTTAGGCTCAAATGTCATCCTCTCTTCTTGGACTTGAAG ACTAACTCCCTTGAAGCGGTCTACAGGAACATCTACAAGCTGGTGGTGCTGCATGCATGCAG gtttCATGTGTGTGCACAGAGTTTGCCCTTTGGTCAAACAGTTGCGAAGAATCCGCTTTACTTCCTGCAGATGATCTGGGACATGGCTCAGTATGCCAATAAGCTCCTCAGGTCCAGCAACAAGG ggCTAATTTTAGGCAGTAAAGCCCAGACAGGCATCGTGCAATACGAGGCGGTGGAGCTGCTTTTCTGTCTCAGCTTCCTGCTGGTGCTCTCTCAACACCGTCAGCTCTACAGGGACCTGCTGACGCATCTACACAAAC GGAAGCGCAGACTGGAGCGACGGCTGGGGGATTTGAGGCTGGCCAGGGTTCGTCAGGCCTCAAACCCCAGGACCCCCGTGGACTTCTTGGCCATCCGAATGTAA